The Pedobacter mucosus genome window below encodes:
- a CDS encoding class I SAM-dependent methyltransferase gives MDVFGKALTDIYNTGEADILWLHNSYGEKEEMPIEFFFRDDEDMPVLELQALHMCEGKVLDIGAGVGSHALLLQAFNIDVTAIDVSVAAVDIMKDRGVKKALLQDVFTYNEKFDTIIMLMNGIGLAGTLAGFKEFLIKIKDLLNPGGQVLFDTSDISYLYEDSAKPTDKYYGEVAYQYEYKGEKGDWFNWVYVDEETIKQIAAELGWNCATIFDDGEDQYLVKLTLQ, from the coding sequence ATGGATGTTTTTGGGAAAGCACTTACTGATATTTACAATACTGGCGAAGCAGATATACTTTGGCTCCATAATTCATACGGTGAAAAGGAAGAAATGCCTATAGAATTTTTCTTTCGTGATGATGAGGATATGCCTGTTTTAGAATTGCAAGCCTTACATATGTGCGAAGGAAAAGTGCTTGATATTGGTGCTGGTGTGGGCAGTCATGCTTTACTTTTACAGGCTTTTAATATTGATGTTACTGCTATAGATGTTTCAGTTGCTGCGGTAGATATCATGAAAGATCGGGGAGTTAAGAAAGCACTTTTACAAGATGTTTTTACCTATAACGAAAAGTTCGACACCATTATCATGTTGATGAATGGAATAGGTTTAGCTGGAACTTTAGCAGGTTTTAAAGAATTCCTTATCAAAATTAAAGATTTATTAAATCCCGGCGGACAAGTGCTTTTTGATACTTCTGATATTTCATATTTATATGAGGATTCTGCAAAACCTACTGATAAATATTATGGCGAAGTTGCTTATCAATATGAATATAAAGGCGAAAAAGGAGATTGGTTTAATTGGGTTTATGTAGATGAAGAGACCATTAAACAAATAGCCGCAGAATTAGGTTGGAATTGTGCCACCATTTTTGACGATGGTGAAGATCAATATCTAGTAAAATTAACGCTTCAATAA
- a CDS encoding MBL fold metallo-hydrolase RNA specificity domain-containing protein, whose translation MKIAFHGAARTVTGSKHLITLKNNIQILLDCGLFQGMGHVTNQLNGYFGFKPENVTYLVLSHAHIDHCGLLPRLVAEGFNGNIFCTSATMDLARILLVDSAKIQMQDSEYSNRHLREGEEKEQPLYTEDDVIKAIGLMKIVEYEEDYTIAENIRLKFTDAGHILGSAAVHLTITEDEKEHRITFSGDVGRYGDLLLNSPKVFEQADFIIMESTYGDSLHKDLDPIGDMLLEIINNTCSFKRGKVIIPAFSVGRTQELLYALNGLELKGKLPDIPFYVDSPLSSKATEVLKNHPEVYNNGVKETLKIDHDVFAFKGLKFIESVEESKALNDDPRPCVIISASGMAEAGRVKHHIRNYIGNEKNTILMVGYCEPSSLGGKLMAGQKVVEIFREDYDVKAEVKSIKSMSAHGDYEDLLHFLSCQDPAKVKQLFLVHGEYEVQQHFATRLNNVGFKNVEIPEYHQEFGLTPAIAEGEEVQTS comes from the coding sequence ATGAAAATTGCTTTCCATGGTGCTGCCCGTACTGTTACTGGTAGTAAGCACCTTATTACCCTTAAAAATAATATTCAAATATTACTAGATTGTGGCCTTTTCCAAGGCATGGGGCATGTTACAAACCAACTTAATGGTTATTTCGGATTCAAACCAGAAAATGTTACCTACCTGGTTTTATCTCATGCCCACATTGATCATTGCGGTTTATTACCCCGTTTGGTTGCTGAAGGATTTAATGGCAATATTTTTTGCACTTCCGCTACGATGGATTTAGCTCGAATTTTACTAGTGGATTCTGCTAAAATCCAAATGCAGGATTCTGAATATTCCAATCGACATTTACGTGAAGGTGAAGAAAAAGAACAACCACTTTATACGGAAGATGATGTAATTAAAGCAATTGGTTTGATGAAAATTGTGGAGTATGAAGAGGATTATACTATTGCAGAAAACATCCGATTAAAGTTTACCGATGCTGGTCATATTTTAGGCAGTGCGGCCGTTCATTTAACCATCACTGAGGATGAAAAAGAACACCGAATTACTTTTTCTGGAGACGTTGGTCGTTACGGGGATTTACTTTTAAATAGTCCGAAAGTGTTTGAACAGGCTGATTTTATTATAATGGAATCTACTTATGGCGATTCTTTGCATAAAGATCTGGATCCTATTGGAGATATGTTGCTAGAAATAATCAACAACACTTGCAGTTTTAAAAGGGGCAAGGTGATTATTCCTGCGTTTAGTGTCGGCCGAACGCAAGAACTTTTATATGCTTTAAATGGATTAGAATTGAAAGGCAAGTTGCCTGATATTCCTTTCTATGTTGATAGCCCACTGTCATCAAAAGCAACAGAAGTTTTAAAAAACCATCCAGAAGTTTATAATAATGGTGTTAAAGAAACATTAAAAATTGATCATGATGTTTTTGCATTTAAAGGCTTAAAATTTATCGAAAGTGTAGAAGAATCTAAAGCCTTAAATGATGATCCAAGGCCCTGTGTAATTATTTCTGCTTCCGGAATGGCAGAAGCCGGAAGAGTAAAACACCACATTAGAAATTATATTGGCAATGAGAAAAATACCATTTTAATGGTTGGTTATTGCGAACCTTCTTCACTAGGTGGAAAATTAATGGCCGGACAAAAAGTGGTTGAGATTTTTCGTGAAGATTATGATGTTAAAGCTGAAGTAAAGTCTATCAAATCAATGAGTGCACATGGTGATTATGAAGATTTATTACATTTTCTTTCTTGTCAGGATCCTGCAAAAGTTAAACAATTATTTTTGGTGCATGGAGAATATGAAGTGCAACAACATTTTGCTACTAGATTAAATAATGTAGGATTTAAAAATGTAGAAATTCCAGAATATCACCAGGAGTTTGGCCTCACCCCGGCCATCGCCGAAGGAGAGGAAGTCCAAACTTCGTAG
- a CDS encoding DUF6607 family protein, producing MKSLNLILVLSALIVFNSKAQTTANSPEDKFEKDRKAIKSLAGFYKVNFNYGEVSAPNPDYKFGKDYRSHGNEWAEIIVDEPKKIVIQHMLAIDDSTVIKHWRQDWTFEDPEILLYTQDNAWKKVSLNPKEIKGKWTQKVYQVDDSPRYQGYGTWSHIGGHDAWQSETDSPLPRRESTVRKDYNVLNRGSRITITPQGWMFEQDNKKVIRTEKGDQLLAVEKGYEEFTKIDSASFTYAKKWWTSQNNYWANVRDVWAEVIKTNPTILKINTKADGKLLYEVLFNLGDQSVKEKWTATQDKDKIKLALKAYLVK from the coding sequence ATGAAAAGTCTGAACTTAATTTTAGTATTATCCGCCTTAATTGTATTTAACTCAAAGGCTCAAACTACAGCAAACTCTCCTGAAGATAAATTTGAAAAAGATAGAAAAGCGATTAAATCTTTAGCTGGTTTTTACAAAGTAAATTTCAATTATGGAGAAGTTTCTGCACCTAACCCTGACTATAAATTCGGCAAAGATTATCGCAGTCATGGAAATGAGTGGGCAGAAATAATAGTTGATGAACCAAAAAAGATCGTTATTCAGCATATGCTAGCCATTGATGATTCAACGGTTATTAAACACTGGCGCCAAGATTGGACATTTGAAGATCCAGAAATTTTGCTTTATACACAAGATAACGCATGGAAAAAAGTAAGCTTAAATCCGAAGGAAATTAAGGGGAAATGGACGCAAAAAGTTTACCAGGTTGATGATAGTCCGCGCTACCAAGGTTACGGAACTTGGAGCCACATTGGTGGTCATGATGCTTGGCAAAGTGAAACTGATTCTCCATTACCAAGAAGGGAAAGTACGGTGCGTAAGGATTATAATGTACTAAATCGCGGTAGCCGAATTACCATTACGCCGCAAGGCTGGATGTTTGAACAAGACAATAAAAAAGTGATTCGTACGGAAAAAGGAGATCAATTATTGGCGGTAGAAAAAGGATATGAAGAGTTTACAAAAATTGATTCTGCTTCATTTACGTACGCTAAAAAATGGTGGACAAGCCAAAATAATTATTGGGCAAATGTTCGTGATGTATGGGCTGAGGTAATTAAAACAAACCCTACAATATTAAAAATAAACACGAAGGCCGACGGAAAATTACTCTACGAAGTTCTATTTAATTTAGGAGATCAATCTGTAAAAGAGAAGTGGACCGCTACTCAAGATAAAGACAAAATAAAGTTGGCTTTAAAGGCTTATTTGGTTAAGTAA
- a CDS encoding M28 family metallopeptidase, with product MKKIICIILLFSSARCFAQDSIYVRQTINKLSSEEFWGRGYTKNGMTKAADYLSAEYKKIGLKPMGASFKQSFKFPVNTFPGMMLVEINGKELLPGKDFIVNNESKSIKQKSVLQQIDSLKYQSSENLQLLLKDKLTWSVASEVSEQTLIQVKKSAIIETPREINVDIENQFIANFNASNICGFLQGTKYPDSILLITAHYDHLGGMGAETYFPGANDNAAGVATLLSLAKYYAANPQPYSVGFICFAGEEAGLLGSKYFTENPLVPLKSIRFLINLDLVGTGESGMTVVNASVFPKAFSALNEINDKFKYISKINSRGKAANSDHYFFTEKGVPAFFIFTQGGPSAYHDVFDRPETLPLTEYKDLFRLILGFNKKMME from the coding sequence GTGAAAAAAATTATCTGCATCATCCTCTTATTTTCTTCCGCGAGGTGTTTCGCCCAAGATTCTATTTACGTAAGGCAAACCATAAATAAACTAAGTTCAGAAGAATTTTGGGGAAGAGGTTATACCAAAAACGGAATGACAAAAGCTGCGGATTATCTATCTGCAGAATACAAAAAGATTGGCTTAAAGCCAATGGGTGCTAGTTTTAAACAGTCTTTTAAATTTCCTGTAAATACTTTTCCCGGTATGATGTTGGTAGAAATAAATGGCAAAGAACTACTTCCCGGAAAAGATTTTATTGTAAATAATGAAAGTAAAAGCATTAAACAAAAATCCGTTCTTCAGCAAATTGACAGTTTAAAATATCAGTCTTCAGAAAATCTTCAGTTGCTCCTTAAAGATAAATTAACTTGGTCTGTCGCCTCTGAAGTTTCAGAACAAACCTTGATTCAAGTTAAAAAAAGTGCAATTATAGAAACGCCAAGGGAAATTAATGTTGATATTGAAAATCAATTTATAGCAAATTTTAATGCATCAAACATTTGTGGTTTCTTACAAGGAACAAAATATCCTGATTCTATCTTGTTAATTACTGCGCATTATGATCATTTAGGTGGAATGGGCGCTGAGACTTATTTTCCTGGCGCTAATGATAATGCTGCAGGTGTAGCAACTTTATTAAGTTTAGCAAAGTATTATGCTGCAAACCCTCAACCATATTCTGTTGGCTTTATCTGCTTCGCAGGAGAAGAAGCAGGATTATTAGGCTCAAAATACTTTACTGAAAATCCGTTGGTTCCCTTAAAAAGCATTAGATTTTTAATTAATTTAGATTTGGTTGGCACCGGCGAAAGCGGAATGACCGTTGTTAATGCAAGCGTTTTTCCGAAAGCTTTTTCTGCTTTAAATGAAATTAACGATAAATTTAAATACATTTCAAAAATAAATTCCAGAGGGAAAGCAGCAAACAGCGATCATTATTTTTTCACTGAAAAAGGCGTTCCGGCTTTTTTCATTTTTACACAGGGCGGACCATCAGCTTACCATGATGTTTTTGATCGACCAGAAACTTTACCCCTAACCGAATACAAAGATTTATTTAGGCTTATTCTTGGCTTCAATAAAAAAATGATGGAATAA
- a CDS encoding outer membrane beta-barrel protein codes for MKKTLLSFALTLLIFNLFAQKNGSITGTIIDSADHKVTLNYATVSVYKMGDSVLSTYKLSDDKGVFKINGLTIGVKYRLLIIAWQYGTYRKEVELTAANPAVNLGSLYLATKTNDLNEVVISGERPPVIVRKDTIEFNAESFKTLPSAVVEDLLKKLPGVAIAADGSIQVNGKTVSKILVDGKEFFGGDQQIATKNLPANIIDKIQVMDDKEAKRADPDLLAANTPQVINLKLKKAIKQGAFGKLYGGAGVPNGRFEAGGIMNFFRDTTQVSILGYGNNVNKPGFSVSDVMRIGGMQRAGVNSMMVNSDGGYALNGVGFGGASSGIQKSAGAGANFNTLTKKGAKINLKYFFGLSNQENITLADSRQSLGTGDLLSSTNQNQLNKTYNHNISGRGEFKLDSLNELTISPSVTINNIRNNGLLLTDTRNVNDVRLNNGYNSSRTIGDNVDYQISTNYWKDLKKNKGSINTTLNLTKKNNFIDYYNNTISNFYNPNSTQILDQLRDNNIKNQGVYLSVNFTRVINKKLSLTLATNANYLDNENALATFYKDPNNQAYDIAVPNLSQTVNQEGYKTNNRASLRWKITKNLTFQPGVVFNTIDLENRFTSVPSFNQNFKFVAPSANIRYKDFSIDYTPSFREPDVNYIQPVANNTNPLYIQNGNPNLVPTETHQVYLNLYKYDVKNTLNYNAYGSASIDNDAVIMSRTINENGLQTSTPINVDGIIRMNAGLNFSKDIKKDKRQITIGTGFNTNFTRNLLIVNQIRSYAKILNFSPRVNGKINLNDKLEVSTSYSLGINSSRYDDAYFTNINYFTHTSDNELIVRLPKKFVWETTYRINYNTQTVAGFNNKIQIWNAGLTYLFMKNDRAQLKFSVNDILNTNTRRYVTITENSIRDTRYNNLGRYSMLTFTYNIQNFGGKVGGKDTFFRF; via the coding sequence ATGAAAAAAACGCTACTTTCTTTTGCACTAACACTTCTAATTTTCAATTTATTTGCACAAAAAAATGGATCAATAACTGGAACAATAATCGATAGTGCTGACCATAAAGTTACGCTAAATTACGCTACAGTTTCCGTTTACAAAATGGGCGATAGTGTCTTATCTACCTATAAATTATCAGATGATAAAGGGGTTTTCAAGATTAATGGTTTAACAATTGGCGTAAAATATCGGTTGCTTATAATAGCCTGGCAATATGGAACCTACCGAAAAGAAGTAGAGCTTACTGCAGCGAACCCTGCTGTCAATTTGGGCTCACTTTATCTTGCTACCAAAACAAATGATTTGAATGAAGTGGTTATTTCTGGTGAACGACCGCCAGTTATTGTTCGAAAAGATACCATTGAATTTAATGCCGAATCTTTTAAAACACTGCCTTCTGCTGTTGTAGAAGACCTCTTAAAAAAATTGCCTGGAGTAGCAATCGCAGCCGATGGCTCTATACAGGTTAATGGTAAAACCGTGAGTAAAATACTTGTAGACGGGAAAGAATTTTTTGGCGGTGACCAACAAATTGCAACAAAAAACCTACCTGCAAACATTATTGATAAAATTCAAGTAATGGATGATAAAGAGGCGAAAAGAGCAGACCCGGATTTACTGGCAGCTAATACACCGCAAGTAATAAACCTTAAACTTAAAAAAGCCATTAAGCAAGGTGCTTTTGGGAAACTATATGGAGGAGCGGGTGTGCCAAATGGCCGCTTTGAGGCGGGTGGAATTATGAACTTTTTTAGAGATACAACCCAGGTAAGTATTTTAGGCTATGGCAATAATGTAAATAAGCCAGGTTTCTCCGTTAGCGATGTAATGCGAATTGGTGGCATGCAAAGGGCTGGTGTAAATTCGATGATGGTAAATAGTGATGGAGGTTACGCACTCAACGGAGTTGGTTTCGGTGGTGCATCTAGCGGTATACAAAAGTCTGCAGGTGCAGGTGCAAATTTCAATACACTTACAAAAAAAGGTGCCAAAATAAATTTGAAATATTTTTTCGGATTAAGTAATCAGGAAAATATTACCCTTGCAGATAGTAGACAAAGTTTAGGAACAGGCGACTTACTATCTTCAACCAATCAAAATCAACTAAATAAAACCTACAATCATAATATTAGTGGCCGTGGAGAATTTAAATTGGATAGTCTGAATGAACTTACGATTTCACCTTCAGTTACAATTAATAACATAAGAAATAATGGCCTGCTTTTAACAGATACGCGGAACGTAAATGACGTTAGGCTTAATAATGGCTACAATTCATCTAGAACCATTGGCGATAATGTGGATTATCAAATCTCGACCAACTATTGGAAAGATTTAAAAAAGAATAAAGGCAGCATAAATACCACCTTAAATTTAACCAAGAAAAATAACTTTATAGATTATTATAACAATACGATTAGCAACTTTTACAATCCAAATTCTACACAAATTTTAGATCAGCTAAGAGATAATAACATAAAAAACCAGGGTGTTTATTTAAGTGTAAACTTTACGAGGGTAATCAACAAAAAACTAAGCTTAACATTGGCCACGAACGCAAATTATCTTGATAATGAAAATGCTTTAGCAACATTTTATAAAGACCCAAACAATCAGGCATATGATATTGCTGTACCCAATCTTTCGCAAACTGTAAATCAGGAAGGTTATAAAACAAACAACAGAGCATCGTTAAGATGGAAAATAACAAAAAATTTAACTTTTCAACCGGGCGTTGTTTTCAATACAATTGATTTAGAAAATCGCTTTACCAGTGTTCCATCTTTTAATCAAAATTTCAAATTCGTTGCTCCATCTGCCAATATTAGGTATAAGGATTTCAGCATAGATTACACTCCGAGTTTCCGCGAACCTGATGTTAATTACATCCAGCCGGTAGCAAATAACACCAACCCGTTGTATATTCAAAATGGCAACCCTAATTTAGTGCCAACTGAAACTCATCAGGTATATTTAAATCTATATAAATATGATGTTAAAAATACTTTAAACTACAATGCTTATGGTAGTGCTAGCATTGATAATGATGCCGTCATCATGTCTAGAACAATTAATGAAAACGGATTGCAAACTTCAACACCAATAAATGTTGACGGAATTATAAGAATGAATGCCGGACTAAACTTTAGTAAGGATATTAAAAAGGATAAAAGACAAATTACAATCGGCACAGGATTCAATACCAATTTTACGAGAAATTTATTGATTGTAAATCAAATTCGTAGTTATGCGAAAATTTTAAATTTTAGTCCACGTGTTAATGGCAAAATCAATCTTAACGATAAACTTGAGGTATCAACAAGCTATAGTTTGGGTATTAATAGCAGCAGATATGATGATGCCTACTTTACCAACATCAACTATTTTACACACACAAGCGATAATGAGCTTATTGTACGTTTACCTAAGAAATTTGTTTGGGAAACCACTTATCGCATTAATTACAATACACAAACTGTTGCCGGTTTCAACAACAAAATTCAGATCTGGAATGCAGGATTAACTTATCTCTTCATGAAAAATGATAGGGCTCAGTTAAAGTTTTCGGTTAATGATATATTGAACACGAATACAAGAAGATATGTTACCATTACTGAAAACTCCATCCGCGATACACGCTACAACAATTTAGGAAGATATTCGATGTTAACTTTTACCTATAATATCCAGAATTTTGGAGGGAAAGTTGGTGGTAAAGATACTTTCTTTAGATTTTAA
- a CDS encoding DUF5694 domain-containing protein — protein sequence MQTIQKFILAFLIIVAGAIKSNAQNQIEIVIVASSHDNSKSTQNFQAIIDKLKNFKPDMVFGEYLPEADYAKLEADHWAKKAFQSKHDYIEKLNPIGPKNIVKQIKDDQKALSNFPFYHKTRMNLAVDYTKIWDRGNADYQVFVLENYMKSKFGKEELAEYTKTFGGSDSLKKVGLYRPGSEYIKIFFPLIYQLKQDQIYKMDCQTYDKPWGIAWGKTDSVFKELTAKAKADSTSKEAETLRAIDKYWNFSPEEAKVFNKDPYAGMNTAKYSELDEAWNFYGGHKFYGYAGFPTENVKEMIAQWTLRNEGMCKNIIDQALAKKAKRIVVGVGASHRVWMEEILAKNPKVKIVNYNDLN from the coding sequence ATGCAAACTATTCAAAAATTTATTCTTGCATTTTTAATAATAGTCGCAGGAGCGATTAAATCAAATGCTCAAAATCAAATTGAAATTGTTATTGTCGCGTCTAGTCATGACAATTCAAAATCGACACAAAACTTTCAAGCGATTATTGATAAACTAAAAAACTTTAAGCCCGATATGGTTTTTGGAGAATATTTACCAGAAGCTGATTACGCTAAATTGGAGGCTGATCATTGGGCTAAAAAAGCTTTCCAAAGCAAACACGATTACATAGAAAAATTAAATCCTATCGGGCCCAAAAACATAGTAAAACAAATAAAAGACGATCAAAAAGCTTTATCAAATTTTCCATTTTATCATAAAACCCGAATGAATTTGGCGGTTGATTATACGAAAATTTGGGATAGAGGAAATGCCGACTACCAGGTATTTGTTTTAGAAAATTACATGAAATCTAAATTTGGAAAGGAAGAACTAGCGGAATACACTAAAACATTTGGAGGTTCTGATTCATTAAAAAAAGTTGGTTTATATCGGCCAGGGAGCGAATACATCAAAATATTTTTCCCATTAATTTATCAGCTAAAGCAGGATCAGATTTATAAAATGGATTGCCAAACATATGATAAACCATGGGGAATAGCCTGGGGTAAAACCGATTCTGTATTTAAAGAATTAACAGCAAAAGCGAAAGCAGATTCAACATCAAAAGAAGCAGAAACTCTGCGGGCAATTGATAAATATTGGAACTTTTCTCCTGAAGAAGCAAAAGTGTTTAATAAGGATCCGTATGCTGGAATGAATACTGCTAAATACAGTGAACTAGATGAAGCTTGGAACTTTTATGGTGGACATAAGTTCTATGGATATGCTGGTTTCCCGACAGAAAATGTTAAGGAAATGATAGCGCAATGGACTTTAAGAAACGAAGGTATGTGCAAAAATATTATTGATCAGGCGCTAGCTAAAAAAGCGAAAAGAATTGTAGTTGGTGTAGGCGCATCTCATAGGGTTTGGATGGAAGAAATTCTTGCTAAAAACCCGAAAGTCAAAATTGTAAACTATAATGATTTAAATTAA
- a CDS encoding DUF6600 domain-containing protein translates to MKTLKSTAIVLGLFMLLAGTTSLVRAQDYQDNYQNDGYNTDNVSLQTFYDELSPYGTWIQDPQYGYVWRPDVDQSDFRPYYTNGRWAMTEYGNTWVSNYDWGWAPFHYGRWVINNTRQWIWMPDTNWGPAWVDWRSGDGQYGWAPMAPSININLSFGRRYVVPEFCWNFIPQASIYINSFPRYDYGRNNVYIRNTTIINNTYVYNKRNYYGGPRVEDIRRATNRNVTVYRFDQSNRPGASRIGSREVSIYRPRPERNADNRNAAPRKFEQGNAGFNRGGRDNNNTNRPNGNANNNRPSQQNDSRRPQVDRGNLGRDNNQPNRGDVYNRNSTERADRINSNGIDQRNRGNSQDQQRSQQIQQQRTERNAQNGINQDQQRVRADQQRAQQTQERTAKFEQQRAQRDAQANQQRSQQADQQRAQQTQEGSAQFEQQRAQRDAQANQQRSQQADQQRAQQAQQRSAQVEQQRAQRDAQANQQRSQQAEQQRTQQAQQQQRSEQAQQQRAQQQQQRDQQRQQRVERPAETRQAPPQQNTSGERSGSEGGRPSRGGRG, encoded by the coding sequence ATGAAAACACTGAAATCTACGGCTATTGTGCTGGGGCTTTTTATGCTCCTTGCCGGAACCACATCCCTAGTTAGGGCACAAGACTACCAAGACAATTATCAGAATGATGGTTACAACACTGATAATGTTTCTTTACAAACTTTTTATGATGAACTTTCGCCCTATGGAACTTGGATTCAGGATCCACAATATGGTTATGTTTGGCGTCCAGATGTAGATCAAAGTGATTTCCGCCCTTATTACACCAATGGGCGCTGGGCAATGACGGAATATGGCAATACCTGGGTTTCTAATTATGACTGGGGTTGGGCGCCATTTCACTATGGTCGTTGGGTAATTAACAATACTCGACAATGGATTTGGATGCCAGATACGAATTGGGGTCCGGCTTGGGTTGATTGGAGAAGTGGTGACGGCCAATATGGATGGGCGCCAATGGCTCCTAGTATTAACATCAATTTAAGCTTCGGTCGCCGCTATGTAGTGCCAGAATTCTGCTGGAATTTTATTCCTCAGGCTAGTATTTATATTAACAGTTTTCCGAGATATGATTATGGACGCAATAATGTATATATCCGCAATACGACGATAATTAATAATACTTACGTTTACAACAAAAGAAACTATTATGGTGGCCCAAGGGTAGAAGATATCCGCAGGGCAACAAACCGCAATGTAACGGTTTATCGTTTCGATCAAAGTAACAGACCAGGCGCAAGTAGGATTGGAAGTAGAGAAGTTTCTATTTACAGACCAAGACCAGAGCGCAATGCAGATAATCGCAATGCGGCACCGCGAAAGTTTGAACAAGGAAATGCTGGTTTCAACCGAGGCGGAAGAGATAACAATAATACGAACCGCCCAAATGGAAATGCAAATAACAATAGACCTAGTCAGCAAAATGATTCAAGAAGGCCACAAGTAGATAGAGGTAATTTAGGTAGAGATAATAATCAACCTAACAGAGGCGATGTTTATAACCGAAATTCTACAGAAAGAGCAGATCGGATAAATTCTAATGGTATCGATCAAAGAAATAGAGGTAATTCTCAGGATCAACAACGTAGTCAACAAATACAACAACAGCGCACCGAGCGTAATGCTCAAAACGGAATAAATCAAGATCAACAAAGAGTGCGAGCAGATCAACAACGTGCACAACAAACTCAGGAACGTACTGCAAAATTTGAACAACAAAGAGCGCAACGAGATGCTCAAGCAAACCAACAACGTAGTCAGCAGGCTGATCAACAACGTGCACAACAAACTCAGGAAGGTTCTGCACAATTTGAACAACAAAGAGCGCAACGAGATGCTCAAGCAAACCAACAACGTAGTCAGCAGGCTGATCAACAACGTGCTCAACAAGCACAACAAAGATCTGCTCAAGTTGAGCAGCAAAGGGCTCAACGAGATGCTCAGGCAAATCAACAACGTAGTCAACAAGCAGAGCAGCAGCGAACTCAACAAGCGCAACAACAACAAAGAAGTGAACAAGCTCAGCAACAAAGAGCGCAACAACAGCAACAAAGAGATCAGCAGAGACAACAAAGAGTTGAACGTCCTGCTGAAACTAGACAAGCACCACCACAACAAAATACTAGTGGCGAAAGAAGCGGCTCTGAGGGAGGAAGACCATCAAGAGGTGGTAGAGGTTAA
- a CDS encoding YtxH domain-containing protein, whose translation MTKETKIIVGVLAGAALGATIALALSSDSADDVKGKLSDWFADLLDSSKEKATDLANRASGVADRVKDKIADIKA comes from the coding sequence ATGACAAAAGAAACAAAAATTATTGTAGGCGTATTAGCTGGAGCTGCACTAGGTGCAACAATTGCATTGGCTTTATCTTCAGATTCAGCAGATGATGTAAAAGGAAAATTATCAGATTGGTTTGCTGATCTGTTAGATTCTTCAAAAGAAAAAGCTACCGATTTAGCTAATAGAGCAAGTGGTGTTGCAGATAGAGTTAAAGATAAGATTGCTGATATTAAAGCTTAA
- a CDS encoding HAD family hydrolase — translation MKDVFFIDLDNTIYFTKPNEEQLMSGLYKVLDEQDLGISDEDLQLAKADMLKIPFLKVAQKFGFKQLAIDNAVKYLVTGEVTKPLKPSDDYHYIKSLIGRKFIVTAGFLKKQTTKVKMLGIETHFEEIYVVDVTTSTQNKKDAFNTLIEKHNLNPSKILVIGDDAESEIKFGLELGLDTFLLDPENLHPFAETTFRGTNLSKLHEAAGQ, via the coding sequence ATGAAAGATGTATTTTTTATCGATTTAGACAACACCATTTATTTTACAAAACCCAATGAAGAACAATTAATGAGTGGTTTATACAAGGTTTTGGATGAACAGGATTTAGGCATTTCTGATGAAGATCTTCAGCTTGCAAAAGCTGATATGTTAAAAATTCCTTTTTTAAAAGTAGCTCAAAAATTTGGTTTTAAGCAGTTGGCAATAGATAACGCAGTTAAATATCTAGTTACAGGGGAAGTTACAAAACCATTAAAACCAAGCGATGATTATCATTACATAAAATCTCTTATTGGAAGAAAATTTATAGTTACCGCTGGGTTTTTAAAAAAACAAACAACAAAAGTAAAAATGTTGGGTATAGAAACTCATTTTGAAGAAATTTATGTGGTTGATGTAACTACCTCCACACAAAATAAAAAAGATGCTTTTAATACTTTGATTGAAAAGCATAATTTAAATCCATCAAAAATTTTAGTGATTGGCGATGACGCAGAATCTGAAATCAAATTTGGATTAGAATTAGGTTTAGATACCTTTCTTTTAGACCCTGAAAATTTGCATCCTTTTGCTGAAACAACTTTTAGAGGTACTAACTTAAGTAAGTTGCACGAAGCTGCCGGTCAGTAA